GGGGAGCCTCATCGACTTCGGCGTTGAACACGAAATCGTCAAGAAGAGCGGCTCGTGGTACACCTACGATGGCGACCAGCTTGGCCAAGGAAAAGAAAACGCTCGTCGTTTGCTGGTAGAGAACCCCGATATCGCTAACGAGATCGAGACCAAAATTAAGAACAAGCTGGGTATCGGCGATGCCCCTGCTGAAGGCGCCGAGGCGACCGCTCCAGCTGCGGAGGGTGCACCTGTGCCCCTCGAGAAGAAGCTCGCAGCCAAACGCGGAGCCTAGACACAACTTCGCCGTGTGGGTTCAGTTCCGTTGTGAGCTGGACCTGCGCGGCGAGCCCATATCTGGGTGGGTCGGTCTGTGCCGAACTGCGCCCGTTCGAGTGGCATTGTTGCTCGACCTCACCCGCAGAACGAATCGAAATAGGTATCATGGCCGTCTCATTTGAACCATCAGAAACGCTCGCTCCCGTTACTGATCTCAGCGCCCGCTTTGCCTCGAAACAGGCAGCCGCGAAACAGGCAACTGCGAGACGAGCAACGGTGAATCAGCCGGTGGCCAATCAGGCAGCTGAGAATCAGATGGCCGTGCAGCAGCCGGCGACTGTCCTGCCGAGTGCGCAGCCAGCTGGCAGACAGACAGACGGCAGACAGTCAGATAGCCGACAGTCAGATAGCCGACAGTCAGATGGCAGTGGCGCCGGGTCTCAGTCAGATTCCGAACCGCCTCGTCGGACGAAGCTTCGAGCTGTCAGGTCAGCGGACAAGCAACCCTCAACAACGGCACACGCACAGCAGCCAGCAACGGGCTTTGGCCTGGCAGAGGCAGAGGCACAGCCAGAACTCAGCGCAGAAGAGATCGAAGACAAAGCGCTCAGCAGGCTCGCCCGCAAAGCATTATCGGAGCACGAGGTGCGCAAAGCGATCCTCGGCGATGGGGGCAGCGAAGACCTCGCCGATTCTCTGCTTGCTGATTTCAACCGCAAGGGCTACGTCAACGACGAGACCCTTGCCGAAGACCTCGTGCAGGCGCATCTTCGTCGCAAGAAGCAAGGCCCCGCGGTGATCAAGCGCGAGCTGGCACAGCGAGGCATCCCGGACTTCATTATCGCCGCGGCACTCGAAGTGATCGACGATGACGAAGAACTGCGGCTTGTAGTGGAGGCGGCAAACGACCGTGTTCGGCGAATGGGCAATCTTGACCGCTCAGTTGCGGAACGGCGCCTGACGGGGTATTTGCAGCGAAGGGGCTACTCCTCTTCGCTTATCCGTTCGGCCGTTGAGCAGGCACTGGGAAGTAAACGTTCGAGTCCTGGCAGCGTTCGATTCGAGTGAGATCCGGATGTCTCCGTGTGTCGCTGGCAATGCTGCCTCAGCGTGTCTTGCCCGGCGGTTTGTGGCAAGGGCCGCAACAGTAGCTTGCGCCCAGAATCATAGCGTAAAATGAAGCGTATGAGCCTTGTAGAGACCCCAACGGTAATCGCGCCGTCCACCGCCGCCATCGGCCGCGATGGACAACAGCGAACCTACGTGGTCCGCACCTACGGCTGCCAGATGAACGTGCATGACTCAGAGCGGCTGAGCGGCTCAATGGAGGCAGCCGGTTACGTGCCCTCCGCCGGAGAAGTTGCCGACGTTGTGGTCATCAACACGTGCGCCGTCCGGGAGAATGCAGACAATAAGCTCTACGGCAACCTTGGCTACCTTGCGAGCGTCAAGCGCAAAAACGAGGGCATGCAGATCGCCGTTGGTGGTTGTCTCGCGCAAAAAGACAAAAACACGATCCTCAAGAAAGCACCGTGGGTCGACGTGGTCTTTGGCACGCACAATATGGGGTCCCTCCCGAGCCTGCTCGAACGCGCGCGCCACAACGATGAGGCCCAGGTTGAGATTCTCGAATCACTCGAGACGTTTCCCTCCACCCTGCCGACCAAACGGGATTCGAGCTACAGCGGATGGGTATCCATCTCAGTAGGCTGCAATAACACGTGCACGTTCTGCATCGTTCCTGCGCTTCGAGGCAAAGAGAAAGATCGCCGGCCGGGCGAAATCCTTGCCGAGGTTCAGTCACTCGTTGACGACGGCGCCATCGAGGTTACGCTCCTCGGCCAAAACGTCAACACCTATGGCGTCGAGTTTGGTAACCGTGGTGCGTTTGCCGAATTGCTGAGGGCAGCTGGCACGATCGAGGGGCTCGAACGAGTGCGCTTCACAAGCCCCCATCCCGCAGCTTTTACCGACGACGTCATCGAAGCAATGGCGCAGACGCCAAACGTCATGCCGCAGTTGCACATGCCGTTGCAGTCCGGCTCCGATCGCATCCTCAAGGCCATGCGACGCTCGTATCGTTCCGCGAAGTTCCTTGGCATCCTTGAGCGGGTTCGTGAACAGATTCCGCACGCCGCGATCAGCACCGACATCATTATTGGTTTTCCTGGTGAAACCGAAGAAGACTTCCTTGAGACGATGCGGGTTGTTGAAGAAGCGCGCTTCGCAACGGCGTTCACATTCCAATACTCCATCCGCCCAGGGACACCTGCGGCCACTATGGAGAACCAAGTTCCCAAAGAGGTTGTTCAAGATCGTTACGAGCGACTTGCTGCGCTGCAAGACCGTATCGCACTCGAAGAGAACGCCAAGCAGGTCGGACGACGCGTTGAGGTGCTCGTCGCCAACGGCGAGGGGCGAAAAGATGCAGACACTAGCCGACTTTCCGGCCGCGCAGAAGACTCGCGGCTTGTGCACTTTGACGTCCCTGACGGAAGCGACGTGCCCCGCCCCGGTGACGTTGTGAGCGTTGTGATTACCCAGGCAGCACCGTTCCACTTGGTTGCTGCGACCGACGGCCAACCGCTCCGTGTGCGCCGCACGCTCGCTGGCGACGCTTGGGACCGCCAACAAGCAGACTCCTGCGGCGTTCCGGCCCCAACCGGAAACATCAGCGTCAGTGGCAAGGCAATGGTCAACCTCGGACTGCCAACGGTGCGGGCCTCAACGACCCCCATCTACGACGAGCACGACAACCTGCGCTCCTAAGCGCGGCACGCATCCATGACGGCACATCAGCACGCTGAGTCGCGCCTCCACGTCATCGTTGGGCCGACGGGGACTGGGAAGAGCGCGCTCTCCCTCGATCTTGCAGAGCGACTTGCCACGAGCGGACAGGCCGCGGAAATCGTTAACGCCGATGCCATGCAGCTCTACAGGGGCATGGATATTGGCACGGCAAAGCTTCCCTTCAGCGAGCGCCGAGGCATCCCTCATCACCAGTTCGACGTCCTCGACGTCACGGATGAGTCGGCCGTAGCCGCCTACCAAACATCTGCACGGGCAACCATCCGTGAAATCCTTGGGCGGGGAGCCGTGCCAATTCTGGTGGGTGGTTCAGGACTCTACGTTTCGTCGGTCATATACGAGTTTGAGTTTCCCGCGACGGATGCCGAGGTTCGGGCCCGCCTTGAAGCCGAGCTCGAGGAGTTCGGCCCACGAGCTCTGCACGCAAAACTGGTTGAACATGACCCAGTGGCCGCGACAAATATCGGCAAAGATAATCTGCGCCGAGTGGTAAGGGCTCTCGAAGTCATCGAAATCACGGGACGGCCCTTCAGCGCGTCGTTGCCAGAGGAACCGCGCCCGTGGTTGCCGCTGAACATCGTTGGACTTCGCGATGATCGTGCGGCCCTTGTTGCCCGCCTTGACGAACGAGTTCACGGGATGTGGCGCGACGGACTCCTTGACGAGGTTGAGGGGCTGATCCCAAAGGGCCTCGAACGCGGGGTGACAGCGAGCCGTGCCATTGGTTATGCCCAGGCCCTCGCGCAACTTCGTGGAGAACTCAGCCAGGACGAAGCCATTGTGCTCACCCAAAACCTGACCAGAAAATACTCCCGACGGCAGGTGAGCTGGTTTAAGCGGTACCAAAGGCTTCGGTGGGTTGATGCATCCGACCCGAATCGAGTGGACCTCGCCCTCGAGTAGCCACGGGTATGATTCGGCGTATGAGCTTGCTTCCTAGCGACGGTATTGACGCCCGCTAAGCCGTTGTGACGGTGATGCGTGCTCCGGCGAGTTCCCGGTCGAAGACCAGCTTGCGATTAGCTACTTTTTCGGTAAAGAAGCGGTCGTGACTCACGACGATGACGGCCCCTGGGAAATGCGAAAGTGCACGTTCCATAACCTGTGTACTGGACAGGTCCAAGTGGTTAGTCGGCTCATCGAGCACCAGAACCGATGCTCCCGACAGGAGACACATCGCCATGGCAACCCTTGCTCGCTGACCTCCAGAGAGGTTACCGATGCGCTGCTTCAGGTCGGCCTCCGAGAACTGGAACATGGAAAGAAAGCGGCCAACTGACTTGCGTGTTGCCGTGAGTGCGAGCGAATCCGGCATCGCATTGACCGAATGCACAACGGTGTCATTCGGATCGAGCGCATCGAGCACCGCGTTGTATGAGACAACTCCGGCACCCTTCGTCCAGGTGACGTGACCATTATCCTGTTGCTCCTCGCCAGTGAGGATGCGAAGAAACGTTGACTTTCCGCTTCCGTTGGCGCCGATAACGGCGAGGCGGTCGCGGCGGCGAAGCTCAAAGCTCAGCCCATCGAAGAGCGTCTTCTCGCCGTACGCCTTGCCAAGGTCTTCCACCCGACAGAGCGTGTCCTTGATGTGTAGCCCCCCGTAGATTTCGGTAATGATGGTGTCAACCGGTCGGGGAGCGCGGGACTTCTTGATTTTGGCGAGCTTGCTGTCGAGCCCTTTGCTTGCGGCCTTTGCCGCTTCGCGCCGGTCAGAGATGCCTTCTGCCTCAAACGCGAGCAGCTCGGATTCGTGCAGGAACTGCGATTCAAGTGTTTTGAGCCGGAACTGTTTTTCGATCACGTACTGCGCAAAATTGCCAGGGTACTCGTGCAGGTGGAAGTTCTCGACCTCAACGATGCGGGTCACAACGGCATCCAGGAACTGCCGATCGTGGGAGACAATAATGGCAGCGCCGGTGAACGACGAGAACCACGACTCGAGCCACTCTACGCCGTGCACGTCGAGGAAGTTTGTTGGCTCATCGAGCAGCAACACATCCGGCTGCTGTAACAGGATGTTGGCAAGGGCTGCTCGGTTGCGCCACCCTCCAGAAAGCGAATCGATCGGGCAGACCCTGTGGGCGTGGTCAAACCCGAGGGTGGTGAGCACGGTATCAATCGCGCGCGGGTAGTCCCAACCGTCAAGGTGGTCCATCGTCTCAAAGACTTCTGCCTGGCGGTGGATGAGACGGTTGAGCTCGTCAGCATCTGGGCCCTCAGCGATGGCGGCATCGATGCGGGCGAGTTCGGCCTCGGCCGCACGAGCCGGCCCGAAGAGTTCGTTGAGCACCTCGGTTATGGTCGCTTCGCCGTTGAGCTCGGAGAACTGCGAGAAATAGCCGATGCGTACACCATCTTCGACGGAGACCGTGCCGGAGCCTGCCTCAATCTGGCTGAGTGCGAGTTTGAGGAGCGTCGATTTGCCCGAGCCATTGCGGCCGATCAGGCCGACGCGTTCTCCGGCATCGAGGCGAAAGAAGACCTCTCGGAGCACCGGGTTGCCGTTGTAGCGCACGGTGACGTCGTTCAGGCGGATGAGGCTCATGCTGAAGGTTCCTTTCGCGGGCTGCCAACGCGCGGCCCGCCAACGAGTCTAAACGCTTGATCGGGCAACGACCGGCGTATGTGCTCTGACGCGCGGCGGGCATCCAGTGGCCCCGGATAGACTATTGCGGTGACTATTACCCTAGATTTTGTGAAAGGCCACGGCACCGGCAACGACTTTGTGTTGTTCACGGATCCCGACGGCAGCATTAACCTGACGCCGCAGCAGATTGCCTGGATCTGCGACCGGCACTTTGGTGTCGGGGCCGACGGGCTGATCCGGGCTGTGCGGTCGCGCAGCCTTGACGCAGGGGCAGCATCCCTCGCCCAGGACCCGGCTGCCGAGTGGTTCATGGACTACTGGAATGCTGACGGTTCACTCTCCGAAATGTGTGGCAACGGGGTGCGGGTCTATAGCCACTACCTGCTGACCGAAGGTCTTGCCACGTGCGAGGCAGGCGAGACCCTTGTTATCGGCACGCGTGCAGGCGTCAAGGATGTGCAGCGCAATCGAACCGGTTATCAGGTTGATATGGGGCGTTGGAAGCTTGATGGCTCCGAACCCCTTGTGCGCGCCAGAAACCTCGATATTGCCCGCCCAGCGCTTGGCATCAATGTGGGGAACCCCCACGCGGTTGTTGCGTTGTCCCATCTGGATGAACTCCAAGGTCTCGATCTTGGCTATGAACCAATTCTTGACCCGCCAGCACCTGAGGGCGCAAACGTGGAGTTTGTTGTTCCGGAAGAGCCGCTCATCAGCGATGGGGTCGGCCAGATTCGGATGCGCGTGCATGAGCGTGGCAGCGGCGAGACCCTGTCGTGTGGGACGGGCGCCGTCGCGGCTGCCCTGGCAATCAGGCACTGGGCCGGCGCAGGTGCCCCAAATCACTGGCGCGTAGATGTTCCCGGTGGCCGAGTCGGCGTACGCATGTTCCCAACTGAGGAGGGCGAGCATGTGTCGCTTTCCGGGCCGGCGGAACTCACTTTCCGAGGAACGCTCACACTCCCGTTCTAGCCAGCTTTTGTTTGTGAGTTTCTGCTGCAATTCTGAGTAGATCGCGCAGAAACTCACAAATAGATGCAGTTATTCGATCGCTGCGAGTCGACGGAACGGCTCAAGCTGAGCCGCGAATTCTGGCGAGACGAGTGCGTGCACAACCGTGCCATCCTCGTCATAGTCTGTCTCGAGCACGCGGTGCTCCTTGTGCATTGTTGCGACAAGATCGCCCCGGTCGAACGGGATGACAACCGTGAGGTCTACGGATGGGTCTGGTAGGAGCTCGTCAATGCGTGAGAGAAGCGACTCGATGCCTTCGCCTGTACGCGCTGAGACAAACATCGAGTCTGGCTCAAGACCACGAAGCATCATGGTATCGGCCTGATTAATGAGGTCGGCCTTATTAAACACGACAAGCTCTCGGACATCCCGCGCTCCAGCTTCGCCAAGCACCTCGCGTACCGTCGAAATCTGGCTTGCCGGGTCTGGGTGAGACGCATCTACAACGTGGACGATGAGATCGGCATCGCGTGCTTCCTCAAACGTGGACTGGAACGCTTCGACCAGCTGGTGGGGAAGGTTGCGGACAAAACCAACCGTATCAACGAGCGTGTACTCACGCCCGTCTGCGGTTTCGTTTCGACGCACGGTTGAATCGAGCGTTGCAAACAATGCGTTTTCGACGAGGAGCCCTGCGCTCGTGATGCGGTTGAGGAGGCTGGATTTGCCCGCGTTGGTGTAGCCCACAATCGTGACGGAGGGCACGGAGTTGCGCTTGCGGTTCGCGCGCTTTGCCTCTCGTGCAGGAGCCATGGCCGCGATCTGCTTGCGTAGCTTCGACATGCGGATGTGGATGCGTCGCCGATCGAGCTCAATCTTGGTTTCACCTGGTCCACGCGAACCCATACCTGCGCCGGCACCACCGACCTGGCCACCTGCCTGGCGAGACATCGACTCACCCCAGCCACGAAGGCGGGGGAGGAGATACTCAAGCTGGGCGAGCTCAACCTGAGCTTTACCCTCTCGGCTCTTGGCGTGCTGGCTGAAGATATCGAGAATGACGGCGGTGCGGTCAATTACTTTGACCTTCACCACGTCTTCGAGAGCACGTCGT
The DNA window shown above is from Lysinibacter cavernae and carries:
- the hflX gene encoding GTPase HflX, translating into MTQPFDTSDQPSNDETTADQPASNDPRSAANDAAVARVLAHANSSASGFSVFREGGAQALDRDNARHTSSSTDGDQFDREDRNALRRVAGLSTELEDVTEVEYRQLRLENVILIGVYSQGSLNDAENSMHELAALAETAGANVLDGLLQRRPYPDPSTYLGKGKAIELRDSVAALGADTVIADTELSPSQRRALEDVVKVKVIDRTAVILDIFSQHAKSREGKAQVELAQLEYLLPRLRGWGESMSRQAGGQVGGAGAGMGSRGPGETKIELDRRRIHIRMSKLRKQIAAMAPAREAKRANRKRNSVPSVTIVGYTNAGKSSLLNRITSAGLLVENALFATLDSTVRRNETADGREYTLVDTVGFVRNLPHQLVEAFQSTFEEARDADLIVHVVDASHPDPASQISTVREVLGEAGARDVRELVVFNKADLINQADTMMLRGLEPDSMFVSARTGEGIESLLSRIDELLPDPSVDLTVVIPFDRGDLVATMHKEHRVLETDYDEDGTVVHALVSPEFAAQLEPFRRLAAIE
- a CDS encoding ABC-F family ATP-binding cassette domain-containing protein; this encodes MSLIRLNDVTVRYNGNPVLREVFFRLDAGERVGLIGRNGSGKSTLLKLALSQIEAGSGTVSVEDGVRIGYFSQFSELNGEATITEVLNELFGPARAAEAELARIDAAIAEGPDADELNRLIHRQAEVFETMDHLDGWDYPRAIDTVLTTLGFDHAHRVCPIDSLSGGWRNRAALANILLQQPDVLLLDEPTNFLDVHGVEWLESWFSSFTGAAIIVSHDRQFLDAVVTRIVEVENFHLHEYPGNFAQYVIEKQFRLKTLESQFLHESELLAFEAEGISDRREAAKAASKGLDSKLAKIKKSRAPRPVDTIITEIYGGLHIKDTLCRVEDLGKAYGEKTLFDGLSFELRRRDRLAVIGANGSGKSTFLRILTGEEQQDNGHVTWTKGAGVVSYNAVLDALDPNDTVVHSVNAMPDSLALTATRKSVGRFLSMFQFSEADLKQRIGNLSGGQRARVAMAMCLLSGASVLVLDEPTNHLDLSSTQVMERALSHFPGAVIVVSHDRFFTEKVANRKLVFDRELAGARITVTTA
- the dapF gene encoding diaminopimelate epimerase codes for the protein MTLDFVKGHGTGNDFVLFTDPDGSINLTPQQIAWICDRHFGVGADGLIRAVRSRSLDAGAASLAQDPAAEWFMDYWNADGSLSEMCGNGVRVYSHYLLTEGLATCEAGETLVIGTRAGVKDVQRNRTGYQVDMGRWKLDGSEPLVRARNLDIARPALGINVGNPHAVVALSHLDELQGLDLGYEPILDPPAPEGANVEFVVPEEPLISDGVGQIRMRVHERGSGETLSCGTGAVAAALAIRHWAGAGAPNHWRVDVPGGRVGVRMFPTEEGEHVSLSGPAELTFRGTLTLPF
- the miaB gene encoding tRNA (N6-isopentenyl adenosine(37)-C2)-methylthiotransferase MiaB, yielding MSLVETPTVIAPSTAAIGRDGQQRTYVVRTYGCQMNVHDSERLSGSMEAAGYVPSAGEVADVVVINTCAVRENADNKLYGNLGYLASVKRKNEGMQIAVGGCLAQKDKNTILKKAPWVDVVFGTHNMGSLPSLLERARHNDEAQVEILESLETFPSTLPTKRDSSYSGWVSISVGCNNTCTFCIVPALRGKEKDRRPGEILAEVQSLVDDGAIEVTLLGQNVNTYGVEFGNRGAFAELLRAAGTIEGLERVRFTSPHPAAFTDDVIEAMAQTPNVMPQLHMPLQSGSDRILKAMRRSYRSAKFLGILERVREQIPHAAISTDIIIGFPGETEEDFLETMRVVEEARFATAFTFQYSIRPGTPAATMENQVPKEVVQDRYERLAALQDRIALEENAKQVGRRVEVLVANGEGRKDADTSRLSGRAEDSRLVHFDVPDGSDVPRPGDVVSVVITQAAPFHLVAATDGQPLRVRRTLAGDAWDRQQADSCGVPAPTGNISVSGKAMVNLGLPTVRASTTPIYDEHDNLRS
- a CDS encoding regulatory protein RecX, which produces MAVSFEPSETLAPVTDLSARFASKQAAAKQATARRATVNQPVANQAAENQMAVQQPATVLPSAQPAGRQTDGRQSDSRQSDSRQSDGSGAGSQSDSEPPRRTKLRAVRSADKQPSTTAHAQQPATGFGLAEAEAQPELSAEEIEDKALSRLARKALSEHEVRKAILGDGGSEDLADSLLADFNRKGYVNDETLAEDLVQAHLRRKKQGPAVIKRELAQRGIPDFIIAAALEVIDDDEELRLVVEAANDRVRRMGNLDRSVAERRLTGYLQRRGYSSSLIRSAVEQALGSKRSSPGSVRFE
- the miaA gene encoding tRNA (adenosine(37)-N6)-dimethylallyltransferase MiaA gives rise to the protein MTAHQHAESRLHVIVGPTGTGKSALSLDLAERLATSGQAAEIVNADAMQLYRGMDIGTAKLPFSERRGIPHHQFDVLDVTDESAVAAYQTSARATIREILGRGAVPILVGGSGLYVSSVIYEFEFPATDAEVRARLEAELEEFGPRALHAKLVEHDPVAATNIGKDNLRRVVRALEVIEITGRPFSASLPEEPRPWLPLNIVGLRDDRAALVARLDERVHGMWRDGLLDEVEGLIPKGLERGVTASRAIGYAQALAQLRGELSQDEAIVLTQNLTRKYSRRQVSWFKRYQRLRWVDASDPNRVDLALE